The window TTTATTTTCTTATCCGCGGAACCCGTGTATACAACCCCATCTGGGCCCACCACGATGGCGTTTATCGCGTCATCGTGTGCATTTTGGACGGATTCCAGACACTTAAAATCAGATGTCCGCCAAACCTTAAACGTCCGATCCCACGAACCGGAGTATATCAAACTCCCGTCACGTGACACCGCCAATGCTGACACGGCATCCACGTGATTCACCCACGTGCTTCTCTTATGCCGTCGTATTTTAACGTAGTTTTTTGCTGACAACATTTTTGTTACGCGATCATTTAACGTCGGTAACGTTGCTACGTATCTCGATTTTATCgttttattatcgttatcgttatcgatcTTCCACACGCATATTTTATGATCTTGGTGACCGGTGAACAATTTGTCACCGGAAACCACCATTGATTTCACAGCGGATTCTCCATACGCTATTAAATTTTTTGTTGTTGACTGTACCGGGTCGCGAGGCCAGACCCGGATTTGGTTATCGGAGGAACCGGAAATGAGGTGTTTTCCGGCGAGGGTTAGGGATGATATGGATGATGTGTGTGCTTTATAAGTGGTGATGAGTTGGTGGTTACCAGTGATTGATGACTGATTTGTAGTTAATGAAGAAACTGAAGCTAAACTTTGTTGTGAAGAAAGTGAATTTGATTCCGGTTGATATTCCGGCCAGATTTCGTGATCTTTTGACCAATGACGGTGGCATTGAAGAAGAcccatttgttttttgtttttgtatTTGTTTGCTTGATTGATATTAAAAGAAGTGGATTGTAAGTGTGAGCAACAGGAGTTTGGGTTGAAAGTATATAAATAGCATTTACAAGGGAAGGAGCGTACGGCATATAATATACGGGACTACTAAGTAACATTGTGAAAACTTCATaccataaataaaaaataaaaattgctaata of the Rutidosis leptorrhynchoides isolate AG116_Rl617_1_P2 chromosome 5, CSIRO_AGI_Rlap_v1, whole genome shotgun sequence genome contains:
- the LOC139847944 gene encoding protein JINGUBANG-like, yielding MGLLQCHRHWSKDHEIWPEYQPESNSLSSQQSLASVSSLTTNQSSITGNHQLITTYKAHTSSISSLTLAGKHLISGSSDNQIRVWPRDPVQSTTKNLIAYGESAVKSMVVSGDKLFTGHQDHKICVWKIDNDNDNKTIKSRYVATLPTLNDRVTKMLSAKNYVKIRRHKRSTWVNHVDAVSALAVSRDGSLIYSGSWDRTFKVWRTSDFKCLESVQNAHDDAINAIVVGPDGVVYTGSADKKIKVWKLNVEKKHELVDTLEKHKSAVNALALSPDGSVLYSGACDRSIIVWEKGGAHMVVAGALRGHSMAILCIGVVGDLVISGSADKTVRIWRWGIEGKKYSRVGLLEGHNGPVKCLMAAVDSCTDGGNGGTSYVVYSGSLDCDVKVWRVWVPFL